One window of Trifolium pratense cultivar HEN17-A07 linkage group LG5, ARS_RC_1.1, whole genome shotgun sequence genomic DNA carries:
- the LOC123885376 gene encoding polyphenol oxidase A1, chloroplastic-like, giving the protein MVSISSSPLSLMSFNVSFNFNTSSSLLYPFSQKQHQPSKNKKPKHHKIACTSNDTNQNSPKEQEQKPSPSNIVGHRRNVLIGLGGLYGATTLTNNNSLAFADPVPIPDLTKCVIPPTGLPNNITPFSCCPPISSNLKIIDFEFPTFKKLRVRRAAHLNDSISIDNFAKYDKALNLMKALPDDDPRSFVQQAKVHCAYCVGGYTQKGYPNTELQVHFSWLFLPFHRWYLYFYERILGSLINDPTFAIPFWNWDAPDGMTAPSIFTDPNSSLFDPKRNPKHVPPKNTFSNYRDTIVDLNYNKDFDVPGNINPRPEVRINENLTWMYKQMICHAKTYRQFLGSRYRGGEEPLQNNCAGSIESLHNHHHVWVGDRRQPNGEDMGHFYSSGRDPLFYAHHANVDRMWSVWQTLRGKRKDCTENDWLESSFLFYDENKNLVKVKVKDSVDDRKLGYVYQNLEIPWINHKPKPSKRVQSKDNKLLAQRPLRKFVDKFPIVLDSAVSIIVKRPKKSRSLKQKEVEEEILVIDGIEFDDNIGVMFDVLVNDDDDKVIGVENSEFPGSFLSLPHGHNHGNNKKKEKKKTCFTLGLTDLLEDLKADDDDSIVVTLIPRYGDGVKISGIEIDFE; this is encoded by the coding sequence ATGGTATCTATCTCATCCTCACCTCTCTCACTTATGTCCTTCAATGtatctttcaatttcaataccTCATCCTCTTTACTATATCCATTTTCCCAAAAACAACATCAAccctctaaaaataaaaaaccaaagcACCATAAAATAGCATGCACTTCCAATGATACTAACCAAAATAGCCCtaaagaacaagaacaaaaaccATCACCTAGTAACATTGTAGGACATAGAAGAAATGTTCTAATAGGTCTAGGAGGACTTTATGGTGCTACCACTCTCACAAACAACAACTCTTTAGCCTTTGCAGATCCAGTGCCAATTCCAGATCTCACCAAATGTGTAATTCCACCAACAGGTTTACCTAATAATATAACTCCATTCAGTTGTTGTCCACCAATTTCCtcaaatttaaaaatcataGATTTTGAGTTccctacttttaaaaaattaagggtaAGACGAGCTGCACATTTAAATGATAGTATTAGTATTGATAATTTTGCAAAATACGATAAAGCCCTTAATCTCATGAAAGCCCTGCCAGATGATGATCCAAGAAGTTTTGTCCAACAAGCTAAAGTTCATTGTGCTTATTGTGTTGGTGGTTATACACAAAAAGGTTACCCTAACACTGAACTACAAGTTCATTTTTCTTGGTTATTTTTGCCTTTCCATCGTTGgtatctttatttttatgagaGAATCTTAGGTAGTTTAATCAATGACCCTACTTTTGCCATACCCTTTTGGAATTGGGATGCTCCTGATGGCATGACAGCTCCTTCCATTTTTACAGATCCAAATTCTTCCCTTTTTGACCCTAAAAGAAATCCCAAACATGTACCACCTAAAAACACATTTAGCAACTATCGAGACACAATCGTTGACCTAAACTATAACAAAGATTTTGATGTCCCTGGTAACATAAATCCACGACCAGAAGTAAGAATCAATGAAAACCTTACCTGGATGTATAAACAAATGATCTGCCACGCAAAGACCTATAGACAATTTCTTGGAAGCCGTTATCGTGGCGGTGAAGAACCTCTGCAAAATAATTGTGCCGGCTCAATAGAAAGTcttcataatcatcatcatgTATGGGTTGGTGATCGAAGACAGCCTAATGGAGAGGACATGGGACATTTCTATTCCTCAGGAAGAGATCCACTTTTTTACGCTCACCATGCAAATGTGGATAGGATGTGGTCTGTTTGGCAAACATTACGTGGAAAAAGAAAGGATTGCACTGAAAATGATTGGCTAGAGTCTTCATTTCTCTTTTATGATGAGAATAAGAATCTTGTTAAAGTCAAAGTAAAGGATAGTGTTGATGACAGAAAGCTAGGTTATGTTTATCAAAATCTTGAAATTCCTTGGATAAACCATAAACCTAAACCTAGTAAAAGAGTTCAGTCTAAGGATAATAAGTTATTAGCACAACGTCCTTTGAGAAAATTTGTTGATAAGTTTCCTATTGTTTTGGATTCGGCTGTGAGTATTATCGTGAAGAGGCCAAAGAAGTCAAGGAGTTTGAAGCAGAAGGAAGTTGAAGAGGAGATTTTGGTGATAGATGGGATTGAGTTTGATGACAACATTGGAGTGATGTTTGATGTTTTGgtgaatgatgatgatgataaggTCATTGGAGTTGAAAATTCCGAGTTTCCTGGATCCTTTTTGAGTTTGCCACATGGACATAATCACGGAAACAacaagaagaaggagaagaagaaaacttGTTTTACACTTGGATTAACCGATTTGTTGGAGGATTTGAAAGCTGATGATGACGATAGTATTGTGGTTACATTGATTCCTAGATATGGGGATGGTGTCAAAATCAGTGGCATCGAGATAGACTTTGAATAA